The Tachysurus vachellii isolate PV-2020 chromosome 23, HZAU_Pvac_v1, whole genome shotgun sequence genome segment AACATGGCGTGTAGATGAACTCTAGAGAAACGATGAGGCTGTAAGTTATAGGATATGTTTAACTCGTCTACTTCCACGAGGTATGGCAGGTGTGCGTTTTACCTGCACTGGTGCCAGCGCGTCCGCTCGTGCACTCGGCTGCGGACTGCTGCCAGACCCTCGGGGTGGACCTTCCAGGAACACGCCACAGCTTCCACAGAAGTTAGCATACGGGTGACTGCTGGCTCCACATTTAGAACAGGTCAGATACTTTGCTGTGTGGGCAgtctgggagaaaaaaaaaaaaaccccacacaaataacaaatttacatttttaagaacaaaaacattCCACAGCATTAAAAGCAACAGTAACATTTAGCAAGAGGAGCAAAACACTTCAGTTACTGAATTGTTAATGGGTTGCGTGATCACCTTTGCACCACACCAATCGCAGAAACGAGCATCCGAGTGGTTCACTCTGTTACATTTGGTGCAGGGAACCATCTTCTCTTCCGGGGAGGGTAGAGGAGGAGCGCGTTGTCCGCTCAACATAGGCTagaaaacagaagaataaaCCAATCTGATCTGCATAACTCAAAATATATTAACTATGAATACTCAGATTAGCATAAATATGATATGATCTTACAGTGTTGGCTTGAGACAGTCTGGTCTCACAGGTCACACAGTAGGTGATGTGGGTGGGGTTTCCTGTGCCACATGATGGACAGATCTGTTTGCCCTACGATAGAGGATGATCCAAATTGTGAACTTCCAATCgcatgttatacagtatattacatgcAGATATATAAAGAacgagtgcgagtgtgtgagtttgagagCTATTTCATCTTCGCAGCAGATGCATGTGCACCATTTCAGGCAGAAGTGAGATATTATGTACTGAGCATCTACAGCTGGTCTGTGTAGGTGTGCGGACAGTCATGGAGATGATTTCTAGAGCTGTCCtggattataaaaatgtattaggTGCACTCATATATCtggatatttaaataatgtgtgtgtgtgtgtgtgtttagtcttATATACCTGCAGCCTCAGGCTGGCCTGTGGTTGAAGCTGTGGGGAAATAGGagactcacacaccacacacgagGACGTGTTCGCTGGCACCATACTCTTACACTGCACACACAGGATCAtctgaaacaacacacacacacacacacacacacacacacacacacagtttactaGATATCCAAAGCAACCACAGCAAAAGCAGATTTTCTATACACACTCACCGCtgtcactttaataggaacaccagCGTTCTTGGGTATGTACACCTTTGATGAATGTTATAGTGCAGGGCTCTACTGTTTATTATAGCAAAGCTGTATTTACCTGCCCCCCTTCAGTAGGGGGTAGTCTCTGTCCTGGGATCGGAGGCACCGGAGCTCCACAATTCAGACAGAACCGAGCGAAGGGGTCTGAGGGCCGGTGGCTCAAACACTTAAAACATCTGCATGCACAGAGAACCAGACCAACACCTTATGCATGTGATCCTACAGGTTTATTCACCTgactttgtaaaaaaataaatgtagtgtCTTCATATGTAAATGAGAACATAATTTTTGTTGTTGGTGATGATGACAATAGACCATTCCTTCTTTATTCCCCTTTATGTCATAAAATGTCGTTGTCTTTTTTACCTAGTCATCGTTGCCACTCTTACCTGAGGAAATCAGTTTCTCTCTGGATGCGAGAGATCTGTGTGCTGTTCAGCTTTTTGAGCAGGCTGTCGTCATCTCCTGCACTCTGAAACGGtagaaacaaaatatatatgaaaacaaataaatgtaacaatAGCTTGTGTAAGAAAACAGCAAGTTTAAGAAGCATTTCTCCAATAAAGTTGCTGATTGAGGAAACTCTTCATCCACCTGAtgtcagtgtttctgttttAGGTCGGGTGATGTACCCtgccacaaggttctgttttaggaaaataatcaccaaCAGGATGGCATGAAGCATCCAGTATTGAAGTACAGTTTCTTCCTTTCAtaattctattaaaataaaatcctgttgTCATTTACATTATATGAGCAATAAACggggggggcacgatggcttagtttttagcacgttcgcctcacacctccagggttgggggttcgattccagcctccgccttgtgtgtgtggagtttgcatgttctccccgtgcctcgggggtttcctccgggtactccggtttcctcccccggtccaaagacatgcatggtaggttgattggcatctctggaaaattgtctgtagtgtgtgtgtgagtgaatgagagtgtgtgtgtgccctgcgatgggttggcactccgaccagggtgtatcctgccttgatgcccgatgacgcctgagataggcacaggctccccgtgacccgagaagtcggataagcggtagaaaatgagtgagtgagcaataaacagttcccttttttttctctctcacttaaAGTCGATGTGACAAAAATGCAGCCCGTTAATTGAGTAATGAAAAACCACATCacttattttgtaatatttagaaCATACTTTGTACGTTTTTGTGACTGCAAGCATGCTAGAACGTGctagaatgttttatttataatgttgaGTGCAGCGTTGAGGGCATTTTTGGAAACGTCCTCAACACACCACCCTGAGTGAGAAGCACTTAGTTATTATTACCTGTGTGCTTTTTCTTGGTGAAGCTACGGGTGCACTCTGTATGCGCTGGGACAGAAAACGAGGGCCTTTCCGAGTGCGCCGTGCTGCGTTGTTAGAAATATCTAACAGAACAATACATGTAAATACAAGTCAGCAGATATTCTTTCTCtacaaactaaataaacaaaataagtaaTAAGAATTACAGTGGGTTATTGATATTAGTGTATAGATAATTCATTGTGATGTGATTTGCAGCTAGAACAACTACTGaggtataataatataatcagaaaATGCTGTACCTAAATTTTGTGTAGAAACATCTCCAGCACTGTTCACCTGTTCCTGTAGTAAATTAAGAAAAACAATGAAGTAAACTCATTcactattatataaaattacagTATGCCTCTTTAATACAAGGTAGGATAAGAGCGACACTGACGTTTCCCAAACTCGTTACGGAGCTCTCCTGGTTGTCCTCAGAGGGTTCTTGGAGCTCAGTGGGCACACAATCCACCAGGAAGACCTTTGTAACAACGGCGCTTTGTCTTCCATCACTGTGGCAGGAAAGGTACTCAAAATGCTCAAAAACACCAGTTTTCCAAATTAAAGGAGACACAAGCATGTTTAAAGAAGCAGTATGCAATTCTTAGAGTGATCAGCAAGGAAAACTTGCTGAACTTtggaattatattaaaaactcTGACAAGCTTTTCAAATCCCCTCACACATAAACCCACCCCGTTCTGTTAGGCAGCTCTGTTCCACCTAAAGAAAAAAGCTCATTTCAGGCccagaaaaatgtaaacagaagctAATAAAGAAACATACCATTACATTTCAATATTGTAAATCACATAACATTACATTTGTTGTCCCTCAATCAttttagggaaaaaagaaaactgggGTTGAACCTAATTTCAGGGCCTGGAAACTAGCCCGAGATTATGAATCACCGTCATATTTGAAACTTGTCTTTGAAACAACTATATGTATTAGAAATATCgtaattattactttttatgagaaaaaaaaagaaaccccgTGCAACAGCTAGTGGTAGCGCcaatttcagggccagaaaaaggcacccagaaaacaaaaaaggcaaaCAATTGAGCTTCATCACACAAGAATACGGTGAAACAATAAATGTAAGGTCTAAACATAATTTGATGCTTAATACAAGTTTAAAAACATGAATGTTACTAATTGCCGCTTTAAACCACTTTTCCAAAGCCACGTGGAAAAGCCACTCATGTTCAAACTTTTTCTAATACCAGATAAAGTGTTTAGTCAGTTGtaatttttaagtaaacaaatatgtttaattGTGAACATTTGGAAGATAAGTTTCTGTGTTTTCTCAGcatcttattttattaatcacAGCACCTGGTCACAGCCATGGCCCTGACGTGAACTTTGCCGCTGGGTAAGCGAATGGGCTCAGTGTAACTCAGCGTGCTGCTATCCCTAATCCCTGGCCTTCGCACCAGCTCTGGTTTACTGCCATCCAGTGTGTAGAAGATTCTCACTTCAGGGCTGTCTGAAATATAGAAAGACCAAGGGTGTGCTTCAAACCATTTTGCAGACCCATTACTATCTCTTATACGCTgtacaataacaaaataactCAGGCCATTAATTATTTCCTACAGCATGTTACATAaggtatatatttaatttactcCATACATTTAAGAATGATTTACACTAGCTAGCTTTCTACCAGTGATAACAAACTGAAATAAGATTATGCTACATGCATATGCAAAGGTAAAATGACAGCAACGCTGAGGTAAAAGTTTGAGGTATAACTTCTTATACTTCACtcgagaaaataaaaatgtaaactaacTTTCACTAGCTTTCCATTTCACTAGCATGCTCATTAGCTGACTTGCTAAGAAACTAAAACTATATTATGCTAATAGGGAAAAGTATAATAAATCTGAGGAAATTGAGGATTTATtcttaaaaagtaaacaaaatatgaattattttttcaatattcatgaaaagtaataaacaaacaaacaaacaaaaaaactctaatgaaataaaatacagtaaaatttaCGCTTGTCATcacactagctagctaactggaTAGCATGCCTAATAGCTGGCTTACTAAGAAACCAAGTTTGAGATATAGTTAAAAATTCTTCactcaagttaaaaaaaaaaaacaacaacaaaaaaaagtataaaatctaCAATTTCCTCAGCAAATGTGAGAAAGACTTAAACTAGCTTGTCATTACACTACCATTACTCAAAAATGTACACTAGCAACAACTCTGTTGTAAAAGTTGTAGTTAGAGCTAGATTTAAATTAGATGAGAAAGATTTAAATT includes the following:
- the dzank1 gene encoding double zinc ribbon and ankyrin repeat-containing protein 1 translates to MTAGSVVAPFIIPIRIPTPGKAKHVIDTNTPIEIKSDSPEVRIFYTLDGSKPELVRRPGIRDSSTLSYTEPIRLPSGKVHVRAMAVTSDGRQSAVVTKVFLVDCVPTELQEPSEDNQESSVTSLGNEQVNSAGDVSTQNLDISNNAARRTRKGPRFLSQRIQSAPVASPRKSTQSAGDDDSLLKKLNSTQISRIQRETDFLRCFKCLSHRPSDPFARFCLNCGAPVPPIPGQRLPPTEGGQMILCVQCKSMVPANTSSCVVCESPISPQLQPQASLRLQGKQICPSCGTGNPTHITYCVTCETRLSQANTPMLSGQRAPPLPSPEEKMVPCTKCNRVNHSDARFCDWCGAKTAHTAKYLTCSKCGASSHPYANFCGSCGVFLEGPPRGSGSSPQPSARADALAPVQSSSTRHVQVVSTARCVDVQTQTAGLFYPSSTDLQKQRQQREAELSRQGQMSDRKPLLSAVSPGRGFWRKQMDHICAHLRSYTQNNSEFRALVGEPRMGRLISAVIEEDSYEVSMRVNFVLASPDRSASSSAGQLDGSLREKLNLSDVTEGRSKLTTSHTSLATLSEAAASGTVSARNRKMSCTSATAEQSPVSKDGLLLREVGPEGRGRISVVEQLMDEGANPSCLDRHKRPALVAAVLNEHHDVIPMLVQKGADVDQLSGPLNNSALHEAAALGTKGLRSAEILLGCNASLRTLNNHGQTPYNMAEASGCSSMLSLLASPGGRGRINSRSSSGLDTFS